A DNA window from Vanessa cardui chromosome 16, ilVanCard2.1, whole genome shotgun sequence contains the following coding sequences:
- the LOC124536012 gene encoding protein LSM14 homolog B isoform X1, producing the protein MSSGMPELGSKISLISKADIRYEGRLFTVDPQECTIALASVRSFGTEDRETQYPVAPQSQVYDYILFRGSDIKDIRVLNNVPSLPNDPAIVQMSVPPSLGTGGQGQYTGQYNHPVVGQTQYPQYHPMAGFPGSVHPQLSKTSELSPQTSVDLTPQPQPVNAPIGSGVVHHNQVKDQGSMLDLIGGGSQQSASRSGTPAAVGHRKSPTADQGTQQAGSGASGSGQRDSRRTSTGGGPSTKPTGQRPRPLSRTRQRQPSGSQPPQMHNHQPGEHVEMQNYNRGGWRGRSRGRGRGFVPRNKNTLKFDNDYDFEQANTEFEELRSQLAKAKISDADVKVEVRDLEDLKEKMGEVDKKDDSGNETGAGEPELEEDNLAFTGYDKKKSFFDNISCEAVERSKGRSQRTDWRTERKLNSETFGVASARRGAWRPRATWRHPPHNPHPHPHAHPHAHPHHPMSYFPSWRPMRGGRGRLNHNNSGNMNNNHHNQHNQHNQQRRNNAPAASASAQPSSQQASAAAK; encoded by the exons ATGAGTTCTGGTATGCCTGAATTGGGCTCCAAGATAAGCCTAATATCGAAAGCTGATATTCGTTACGAAGGCCGACTCTTCACCGTCGATCCTCAGGAATGTACCATCGCTTTAGCTAGCG tgcGATCATTCGGTACTGAGGACCGTGAGACCCAGTACCCAGTGGCACCACAAAGTCAAGTCTACGACTACATCTTATTCCGTGGATCGGATATAAAGGATATTAGAGTTCTGAACAATGTGCCCTCATTGCCAAATGACCCAGCCATTGTGCAGATGTCTGTACCACCGTCCCTTGGGACCGGTGGACAAGGGCAGTATACAGGGCAGTACAACCACCCTGTCGTTGGACAGACACAATATCCTCAATATCACCCCATGGCTGGCTTTCCTGGGAGTGTTCACCCTCAGCTCAGCAAGACCAGTGAGTTATCCCCACAAACCTCCGTGGATTTGACACCACAACCTCAACCTGTTAATGCACCAATTGGATCAGGAGTGGTGCATCACAACCAAGTGAAAGACCAAG gtTCCATGTTAGACCTTATTGGAGGTGGTTCTCAACAAAGTGCTTCTCGATCAGGTACTCCAGCTGCTGTGGGTCACAGGAAGAGTCCTACAGCTGATCAAGGCACTCAG CAGGCGGGCTCTGGAGCTAGTGGTTCCGGCCAGCGTGACAGCCGACGTACGAGCACCGGCGGCGGCCCCTCGACCAAGCCTACCGGCCAGCGCCCGCGACCCCTCTCTCGCACCCGCCAGCGACAGCCTAGCGGATCGCAGCCCCCACAGATGCACAATCACCAGCCTGGTGAGCATGTTGAAA TGCAAAATTACAACCGCGGTGGATGGCGAGGAAGGTCACGTGGACGTGGCCGTGGCTTCGTGCCTCGTAACAAAAACACGCTCAAATTTGACAACGACTATGATTTTGAGCAAGCTAATACTGAGTTTGAAGAACTCCGCAGCCAGCTGGCAAAGGCTAAGATTTCGGATGCTGATGTTAAAGTTGAAGTAAGAGACTTAGAAGATTTAAAAGAGAAAAtg GGTGAAGTGGACAAGAAAGATGATTCTGGTAACGAAACTGGAGCCGGTGAACCCGAATTGGAAGAAGACAATCTTGCATTTACTGGCTATGATAAAAAGAAGAGCTTCTTTGATAATATTTCCTGTGAGGCTGTGGAACG GTCAAAGGGCCGCAGCCAGCGAACGGATTGGAGAACGGAGCGCAAGCTTAACTCGGAGACGTTCGGCGTGGCGTCGGCGCGCCGCGGAGCGTGGCGCCCGCGGGCCACGTGGCGCCACCCGCCGCACAACCCGCACCCGCACCCGCACGCGCACCCGCACGCACACCCGCACCACCC TATGTCTTACTTCCCCAGCTGGAGGCCGATGCGAGGCGGGCGCGGTCGGCTCAACCACAACAACAGCGGCAACATGAACAACAACCACCACAACCAACACAATCAACACAACCAACAGCGCCGCAACAACGCGCCCGCCGCCTCCGCATCCGCACAGCCATCGTCGCAACAAGCCTCCGCTGCAG CGAAGTAG
- the LOC124536012 gene encoding protein LSM14 homolog B-B isoform X3 — protein MSSGMPELGSKISLISKADIRYEGRLFTVDPQECTIALASVRSFGTEDRETQYPVAPQSQVYDYILFRGSDIKDIRVLNNVPSLPNDPAIVQMSVPPSLGTGGQGQYTGQYNHPVVGQTQYPQYHPMAGFPGSVHPQLSKTSELSPQTSVDLTPQPQPVNAPIGSGVVHHNQVKDQGSMLDLIGGGSQQSASRSGTPAAVGHRKSPTADQGTQQAGSGASGSGQRDSRRTSTGGGPSTKPTGQRPRPLSRTRQRQPSGSQPPQMHNHQPVQNYNRGGWRGRSRGRGRGFVPRNKNTLKFDNDYDFEQANTEFEELRSQLAKAKISDADVKVEVRDLEDLKEKMGEVDKKDDSGNETGAGEPELEEDNLAFTGYDKKKSFFDNISCEAVERSKGRSQRTDWRTERKLNSETFGVASARRGAWRPRATWRHPPHNPHPHPHAHPHAHPHHPMSYFPSWRPMRGGRGRLNHNNSGNMNNNHHNQHNQHNQQRRNNAPAASASAQPSSQQASAAAK, from the exons ATGAGTTCTGGTATGCCTGAATTGGGCTCCAAGATAAGCCTAATATCGAAAGCTGATATTCGTTACGAAGGCCGACTCTTCACCGTCGATCCTCAGGAATGTACCATCGCTTTAGCTAGCG tgcGATCATTCGGTACTGAGGACCGTGAGACCCAGTACCCAGTGGCACCACAAAGTCAAGTCTACGACTACATCTTATTCCGTGGATCGGATATAAAGGATATTAGAGTTCTGAACAATGTGCCCTCATTGCCAAATGACCCAGCCATTGTGCAGATGTCTGTACCACCGTCCCTTGGGACCGGTGGACAAGGGCAGTATACAGGGCAGTACAACCACCCTGTCGTTGGACAGACACAATATCCTCAATATCACCCCATGGCTGGCTTTCCTGGGAGTGTTCACCCTCAGCTCAGCAAGACCAGTGAGTTATCCCCACAAACCTCCGTGGATTTGACACCACAACCTCAACCTGTTAATGCACCAATTGGATCAGGAGTGGTGCATCACAACCAAGTGAAAGACCAAG gtTCCATGTTAGACCTTATTGGAGGTGGTTCTCAACAAAGTGCTTCTCGATCAGGTACTCCAGCTGCTGTGGGTCACAGGAAGAGTCCTACAGCTGATCAAGGCACTCAG CAGGCGGGCTCTGGAGCTAGTGGTTCCGGCCAGCGTGACAGCCGACGTACGAGCACCGGCGGCGGCCCCTCGACCAAGCCTACCGGCCAGCGCCCGCGACCCCTCTCTCGCACCCGCCAGCGACAGCCTAGCGGATCGCAGCCCCCACAGATGCACAATCACCAGCCTG TGCAAAATTACAACCGCGGTGGATGGCGAGGAAGGTCACGTGGACGTGGCCGTGGCTTCGTGCCTCGTAACAAAAACACGCTCAAATTTGACAACGACTATGATTTTGAGCAAGCTAATACTGAGTTTGAAGAACTCCGCAGCCAGCTGGCAAAGGCTAAGATTTCGGATGCTGATGTTAAAGTTGAAGTAAGAGACTTAGAAGATTTAAAAGAGAAAAtg GGTGAAGTGGACAAGAAAGATGATTCTGGTAACGAAACTGGAGCCGGTGAACCCGAATTGGAAGAAGACAATCTTGCATTTACTGGCTATGATAAAAAGAAGAGCTTCTTTGATAATATTTCCTGTGAGGCTGTGGAACG GTCAAAGGGCCGCAGCCAGCGAACGGATTGGAGAACGGAGCGCAAGCTTAACTCGGAGACGTTCGGCGTGGCGTCGGCGCGCCGCGGAGCGTGGCGCCCGCGGGCCACGTGGCGCCACCCGCCGCACAACCCGCACCCGCACCCGCACGCGCACCCGCACGCACACCCGCACCACCC TATGTCTTACTTCCCCAGCTGGAGGCCGATGCGAGGCGGGCGCGGTCGGCTCAACCACAACAACAGCGGCAACATGAACAACAACCACCACAACCAACACAATCAACACAACCAACAGCGCCGCAACAACGCGCCCGCCGCCTCCGCATCCGCACAGCCATCGTCGCAACAAGCCTCCGCTGCAG CGAAGTAG
- the LOC124536012 gene encoding protein LSM14 homolog B isoform X7 — translation MSSGMPELGSKISLISKADIRYEGRLFTVDPQECTIALASVRSFGTEDRETQYPVAPQSQVYDYILFRGSDIKDIRVLNNVPSLPNDPAIVQMSVPPSLGTGGQGQYTGQYNHPVVGQTQYPQYHPMAGFPGSVHPQLSKTSSMLDLIGGGSQQSASRSGTPAAVGHRKSPTADQGTQAGSGASGSGQRDSRRTSTGGGPSTKPTGQRPRPLSRTRQRQPSGSQPPQMHNHQPGEHVEMQNYNRGGWRGRSRGRGRGFVPRNKNTLKFDNDYDFEQANTEFEELRSQLAKAKISDADVKVEVRDLEDLKEKMGEVDKKDDSGNETGAGEPELEEDNLAFTGYDKKKSFFDNISCEAVERSKGRSQRTDWRTERKLNSETFGVASARRGAWRPRATWRHPPHNPHPHPHAHPHAHPHHPMSYFPSWRPMRGGRGRLNHNNSGNMNNNHHNQHNQHNQQRRNNAPAASASAQPSSQQASAAAK, via the exons ATGAGTTCTGGTATGCCTGAATTGGGCTCCAAGATAAGCCTAATATCGAAAGCTGATATTCGTTACGAAGGCCGACTCTTCACCGTCGATCCTCAGGAATGTACCATCGCTTTAGCTAGCG tgcGATCATTCGGTACTGAGGACCGTGAGACCCAGTACCCAGTGGCACCACAAAGTCAAGTCTACGACTACATCTTATTCCGTGGATCGGATATAAAGGATATTAGAGTTCTGAACAATGTGCCCTCATTGCCAAATGACCCAGCCATTGTGCAGATGTCTGTACCACCGTCCCTTGGGACCGGTGGACAAGGGCAGTATACAGGGCAGTACAACCACCCTGTCGTTGGACAGACACAATATCCTCAATATCACCCCATGGCTGGCTTTCCTGGGAGTGTTCACCCTCAGCTCAGCAAGACCA gtTCCATGTTAGACCTTATTGGAGGTGGTTCTCAACAAAGTGCTTCTCGATCAGGTACTCCAGCTGCTGTGGGTCACAGGAAGAGTCCTACAGCTGATCAAGGCACTCAG GCGGGCTCTGGAGCTAGTGGTTCCGGCCAGCGTGACAGCCGACGTACGAGCACCGGCGGCGGCCCCTCGACCAAGCCTACCGGCCAGCGCCCGCGACCCCTCTCTCGCACCCGCCAGCGACAGCCTAGCGGATCGCAGCCCCCACAGATGCACAATCACCAGCCTGGTGAGCATGTTGAAA TGCAAAATTACAACCGCGGTGGATGGCGAGGAAGGTCACGTGGACGTGGCCGTGGCTTCGTGCCTCGTAACAAAAACACGCTCAAATTTGACAACGACTATGATTTTGAGCAAGCTAATACTGAGTTTGAAGAACTCCGCAGCCAGCTGGCAAAGGCTAAGATTTCGGATGCTGATGTTAAAGTTGAAGTAAGAGACTTAGAAGATTTAAAAGAGAAAAtg GGTGAAGTGGACAAGAAAGATGATTCTGGTAACGAAACTGGAGCCGGTGAACCCGAATTGGAAGAAGACAATCTTGCATTTACTGGCTATGATAAAAAGAAGAGCTTCTTTGATAATATTTCCTGTGAGGCTGTGGAACG GTCAAAGGGCCGCAGCCAGCGAACGGATTGGAGAACGGAGCGCAAGCTTAACTCGGAGACGTTCGGCGTGGCGTCGGCGCGCCGCGGAGCGTGGCGCCCGCGGGCCACGTGGCGCCACCCGCCGCACAACCCGCACCCGCACCCGCACGCGCACCCGCACGCACACCCGCACCACCC TATGTCTTACTTCCCCAGCTGGAGGCCGATGCGAGGCGGGCGCGGTCGGCTCAACCACAACAACAGCGGCAACATGAACAACAACCACCACAACCAACACAATCAACACAACCAACAGCGCCGCAACAACGCGCCCGCCGCCTCCGCATCCGCACAGCCATCGTCGCAACAAGCCTCCGCTGCAG CGAAGTAG
- the LOC124536012 gene encoding protein LSM14 homolog B isoform X4 → MSSGMPELGSKISLISKADIRYEGRLFTVDPQECTIALASVRSFGTEDRETQYPVAPQSQVYDYILFRGSDIKDIRVLNNVPSLPNDPAIVQMSVPPSLGTGGQGQYTGQYNHPVVGQTQYPQYHPMAGFPGSVHPQLSKTSELSPQTSVDLTPQPQPVNAPIGSGVVHHNQVKDQGSMLDLIGGGSQQSASRSGTPAAVGHRKSPTADQGTQQAGSGASGSGQRDSRRTSTGGGPSTKPTGQRPRPLSRTRQRQPSGSQPPQMHNHQPGEHVEMQNYNRGGWRGRSRGRGRGFVPRNKNTLKFDNDYDFEQANTEFEELRSQLAKAKISDADVKVEGEVDKKDDSGNETGAGEPELEEDNLAFTGYDKKKSFFDNISCEAVERSKGRSQRTDWRTERKLNSETFGVASARRGAWRPRATWRHPPHNPHPHPHAHPHAHPHHPMSYFPSWRPMRGGRGRLNHNNSGNMNNNHHNQHNQHNQQRRNNAPAASASAQPSSQQASAAAK, encoded by the exons ATGAGTTCTGGTATGCCTGAATTGGGCTCCAAGATAAGCCTAATATCGAAAGCTGATATTCGTTACGAAGGCCGACTCTTCACCGTCGATCCTCAGGAATGTACCATCGCTTTAGCTAGCG tgcGATCATTCGGTACTGAGGACCGTGAGACCCAGTACCCAGTGGCACCACAAAGTCAAGTCTACGACTACATCTTATTCCGTGGATCGGATATAAAGGATATTAGAGTTCTGAACAATGTGCCCTCATTGCCAAATGACCCAGCCATTGTGCAGATGTCTGTACCACCGTCCCTTGGGACCGGTGGACAAGGGCAGTATACAGGGCAGTACAACCACCCTGTCGTTGGACAGACACAATATCCTCAATATCACCCCATGGCTGGCTTTCCTGGGAGTGTTCACCCTCAGCTCAGCAAGACCAGTGAGTTATCCCCACAAACCTCCGTGGATTTGACACCACAACCTCAACCTGTTAATGCACCAATTGGATCAGGAGTGGTGCATCACAACCAAGTGAAAGACCAAG gtTCCATGTTAGACCTTATTGGAGGTGGTTCTCAACAAAGTGCTTCTCGATCAGGTACTCCAGCTGCTGTGGGTCACAGGAAGAGTCCTACAGCTGATCAAGGCACTCAG CAGGCGGGCTCTGGAGCTAGTGGTTCCGGCCAGCGTGACAGCCGACGTACGAGCACCGGCGGCGGCCCCTCGACCAAGCCTACCGGCCAGCGCCCGCGACCCCTCTCTCGCACCCGCCAGCGACAGCCTAGCGGATCGCAGCCCCCACAGATGCACAATCACCAGCCTGGTGAGCATGTTGAAA TGCAAAATTACAACCGCGGTGGATGGCGAGGAAGGTCACGTGGACGTGGCCGTGGCTTCGTGCCTCGTAACAAAAACACGCTCAAATTTGACAACGACTATGATTTTGAGCAAGCTAATACTGAGTTTGAAGAACTCCGCAGCCAGCTGGCAAAGGCTAAGATTTCGGATGCTGATGTTAAAGTTGAA GGTGAAGTGGACAAGAAAGATGATTCTGGTAACGAAACTGGAGCCGGTGAACCCGAATTGGAAGAAGACAATCTTGCATTTACTGGCTATGATAAAAAGAAGAGCTTCTTTGATAATATTTCCTGTGAGGCTGTGGAACG GTCAAAGGGCCGCAGCCAGCGAACGGATTGGAGAACGGAGCGCAAGCTTAACTCGGAGACGTTCGGCGTGGCGTCGGCGCGCCGCGGAGCGTGGCGCCCGCGGGCCACGTGGCGCCACCCGCCGCACAACCCGCACCCGCACCCGCACGCGCACCCGCACGCACACCCGCACCACCC TATGTCTTACTTCCCCAGCTGGAGGCCGATGCGAGGCGGGCGCGGTCGGCTCAACCACAACAACAGCGGCAACATGAACAACAACCACCACAACCAACACAATCAACACAACCAACAGCGCCGCAACAACGCGCCCGCCGCCTCCGCATCCGCACAGCCATCGTCGCAACAAGCCTCCGCTGCAG CGAAGTAG
- the LOC124536012 gene encoding protein LSM14 homolog B-B isoform X6, translated as MSSGMPELGSKISLISKADIRYEGRLFTVDPQECTIALASVRSFGTEDRETQYPVAPQSQVYDYILFRGSDIKDIRVLNNVPSLPNDPAIVQMSVPPSLGTGGQGQYTGQYNHPVVGQTQYPQYHPMAGFPGSVHPQLSKTSSMLDLIGGGSQQSASRSGTPAAVGHRKSPTADQGTQQAGSGASGSGQRDSRRTSTGGGPSTKPTGQRPRPLSRTRQRQPSGSQPPQMHNHQPGEHVEMQNYNRGGWRGRSRGRGRGFVPRNKNTLKFDNDYDFEQANTEFEELRSQLAKAKISDADVKVEVRDLEDLKEKMGEVDKKDDSGNETGAGEPELEEDNLAFTGYDKKKSFFDNISCEAVERSKGRSQRTDWRTERKLNSETFGVASARRGAWRPRATWRHPPHNPHPHPHAHPHAHPHHPMSYFPSWRPMRGGRGRLNHNNSGNMNNNHHNQHNQHNQQRRNNAPAASASAQPSSQQASAAAK; from the exons ATGAGTTCTGGTATGCCTGAATTGGGCTCCAAGATAAGCCTAATATCGAAAGCTGATATTCGTTACGAAGGCCGACTCTTCACCGTCGATCCTCAGGAATGTACCATCGCTTTAGCTAGCG tgcGATCATTCGGTACTGAGGACCGTGAGACCCAGTACCCAGTGGCACCACAAAGTCAAGTCTACGACTACATCTTATTCCGTGGATCGGATATAAAGGATATTAGAGTTCTGAACAATGTGCCCTCATTGCCAAATGACCCAGCCATTGTGCAGATGTCTGTACCACCGTCCCTTGGGACCGGTGGACAAGGGCAGTATACAGGGCAGTACAACCACCCTGTCGTTGGACAGACACAATATCCTCAATATCACCCCATGGCTGGCTTTCCTGGGAGTGTTCACCCTCAGCTCAGCAAGACCA gtTCCATGTTAGACCTTATTGGAGGTGGTTCTCAACAAAGTGCTTCTCGATCAGGTACTCCAGCTGCTGTGGGTCACAGGAAGAGTCCTACAGCTGATCAAGGCACTCAG CAGGCGGGCTCTGGAGCTAGTGGTTCCGGCCAGCGTGACAGCCGACGTACGAGCACCGGCGGCGGCCCCTCGACCAAGCCTACCGGCCAGCGCCCGCGACCCCTCTCTCGCACCCGCCAGCGACAGCCTAGCGGATCGCAGCCCCCACAGATGCACAATCACCAGCCTGGTGAGCATGTTGAAA TGCAAAATTACAACCGCGGTGGATGGCGAGGAAGGTCACGTGGACGTGGCCGTGGCTTCGTGCCTCGTAACAAAAACACGCTCAAATTTGACAACGACTATGATTTTGAGCAAGCTAATACTGAGTTTGAAGAACTCCGCAGCCAGCTGGCAAAGGCTAAGATTTCGGATGCTGATGTTAAAGTTGAAGTAAGAGACTTAGAAGATTTAAAAGAGAAAAtg GGTGAAGTGGACAAGAAAGATGATTCTGGTAACGAAACTGGAGCCGGTGAACCCGAATTGGAAGAAGACAATCTTGCATTTACTGGCTATGATAAAAAGAAGAGCTTCTTTGATAATATTTCCTGTGAGGCTGTGGAACG GTCAAAGGGCCGCAGCCAGCGAACGGATTGGAGAACGGAGCGCAAGCTTAACTCGGAGACGTTCGGCGTGGCGTCGGCGCGCCGCGGAGCGTGGCGCCCGCGGGCCACGTGGCGCCACCCGCCGCACAACCCGCACCCGCACCCGCACGCGCACCCGCACGCACACCCGCACCACCC TATGTCTTACTTCCCCAGCTGGAGGCCGATGCGAGGCGGGCGCGGTCGGCTCAACCACAACAACAGCGGCAACATGAACAACAACCACCACAACCAACACAATCAACACAACCAACAGCGCCGCAACAACGCGCCCGCCGCCTCCGCATCCGCACAGCCATCGTCGCAACAAGCCTCCGCTGCAG CGAAGTAG
- the LOC124536012 gene encoding protein LSM14 homolog B isoform X2, with protein sequence MSSGMPELGSKISLISKADIRYEGRLFTVDPQECTIALASVRSFGTEDRETQYPVAPQSQVYDYILFRGSDIKDIRVLNNVPSLPNDPAIVQMSVPPSLGTGGQGQYTGQYNHPVVGQTQYPQYHPMAGFPGSVHPQLSKTSELSPQTSVDLTPQPQPVNAPIGSGVVHHNQVKDQGSMLDLIGGGSQQSASRSGTPAAVGHRKSPTADQGTQAGSGASGSGQRDSRRTSTGGGPSTKPTGQRPRPLSRTRQRQPSGSQPPQMHNHQPGEHVEMQNYNRGGWRGRSRGRGRGFVPRNKNTLKFDNDYDFEQANTEFEELRSQLAKAKISDADVKVEVRDLEDLKEKMGEVDKKDDSGNETGAGEPELEEDNLAFTGYDKKKSFFDNISCEAVERSKGRSQRTDWRTERKLNSETFGVASARRGAWRPRATWRHPPHNPHPHPHAHPHAHPHHPMSYFPSWRPMRGGRGRLNHNNSGNMNNNHHNQHNQHNQQRRNNAPAASASAQPSSQQASAAAK encoded by the exons ATGAGTTCTGGTATGCCTGAATTGGGCTCCAAGATAAGCCTAATATCGAAAGCTGATATTCGTTACGAAGGCCGACTCTTCACCGTCGATCCTCAGGAATGTACCATCGCTTTAGCTAGCG tgcGATCATTCGGTACTGAGGACCGTGAGACCCAGTACCCAGTGGCACCACAAAGTCAAGTCTACGACTACATCTTATTCCGTGGATCGGATATAAAGGATATTAGAGTTCTGAACAATGTGCCCTCATTGCCAAATGACCCAGCCATTGTGCAGATGTCTGTACCACCGTCCCTTGGGACCGGTGGACAAGGGCAGTATACAGGGCAGTACAACCACCCTGTCGTTGGACAGACACAATATCCTCAATATCACCCCATGGCTGGCTTTCCTGGGAGTGTTCACCCTCAGCTCAGCAAGACCAGTGAGTTATCCCCACAAACCTCCGTGGATTTGACACCACAACCTCAACCTGTTAATGCACCAATTGGATCAGGAGTGGTGCATCACAACCAAGTGAAAGACCAAG gtTCCATGTTAGACCTTATTGGAGGTGGTTCTCAACAAAGTGCTTCTCGATCAGGTACTCCAGCTGCTGTGGGTCACAGGAAGAGTCCTACAGCTGATCAAGGCACTCAG GCGGGCTCTGGAGCTAGTGGTTCCGGCCAGCGTGACAGCCGACGTACGAGCACCGGCGGCGGCCCCTCGACCAAGCCTACCGGCCAGCGCCCGCGACCCCTCTCTCGCACCCGCCAGCGACAGCCTAGCGGATCGCAGCCCCCACAGATGCACAATCACCAGCCTGGTGAGCATGTTGAAA TGCAAAATTACAACCGCGGTGGATGGCGAGGAAGGTCACGTGGACGTGGCCGTGGCTTCGTGCCTCGTAACAAAAACACGCTCAAATTTGACAACGACTATGATTTTGAGCAAGCTAATACTGAGTTTGAAGAACTCCGCAGCCAGCTGGCAAAGGCTAAGATTTCGGATGCTGATGTTAAAGTTGAAGTAAGAGACTTAGAAGATTTAAAAGAGAAAAtg GGTGAAGTGGACAAGAAAGATGATTCTGGTAACGAAACTGGAGCCGGTGAACCCGAATTGGAAGAAGACAATCTTGCATTTACTGGCTATGATAAAAAGAAGAGCTTCTTTGATAATATTTCCTGTGAGGCTGTGGAACG GTCAAAGGGCCGCAGCCAGCGAACGGATTGGAGAACGGAGCGCAAGCTTAACTCGGAGACGTTCGGCGTGGCGTCGGCGCGCCGCGGAGCGTGGCGCCCGCGGGCCACGTGGCGCCACCCGCCGCACAACCCGCACCCGCACCCGCACGCGCACCCGCACGCACACCCGCACCACCC TATGTCTTACTTCCCCAGCTGGAGGCCGATGCGAGGCGGGCGCGGTCGGCTCAACCACAACAACAGCGGCAACATGAACAACAACCACCACAACCAACACAATCAACACAACCAACAGCGCCGCAACAACGCGCCCGCCGCCTCCGCATCCGCACAGCCATCGTCGCAACAAGCCTCCGCTGCAG CGAAGTAG
- the LOC124536012 gene encoding protein LSM14 homolog B-B isoform X5: MSSGMPELGSKISLISKADIRYEGRLFTVDPQECTIALASVRSFGTEDRETQYPVAPQSQVYDYILFRGSDIKDIRVLNNVPSLPNDPAIVQMSVPPSLGTGGQGQYTGQYNHPVVGQTQYPQYHPMAGFPGSVHPQLSKTSELSPQTSVDLTPQPQPVNAPIGSGVVHHNQVKDQGSMLDLIGGGSQQSASRSGTPAAVGHRKSPTADQGTQQAGSGASGSGQRDSRRTSTGGGPSTKPTGQRPRPLSRTRQRQPSGSQPPQMHNHQPVQNYNRGGWRGRSRGRGRGFVPRNKNTLKFDNDYDFEQANTEFEELRSQLAKAKISDADVKVEGEVDKKDDSGNETGAGEPELEEDNLAFTGYDKKKSFFDNISCEAVERSKGRSQRTDWRTERKLNSETFGVASARRGAWRPRATWRHPPHNPHPHPHAHPHAHPHHPMSYFPSWRPMRGGRGRLNHNNSGNMNNNHHNQHNQHNQQRRNNAPAASASAQPSSQQASAAAK; this comes from the exons ATGAGTTCTGGTATGCCTGAATTGGGCTCCAAGATAAGCCTAATATCGAAAGCTGATATTCGTTACGAAGGCCGACTCTTCACCGTCGATCCTCAGGAATGTACCATCGCTTTAGCTAGCG tgcGATCATTCGGTACTGAGGACCGTGAGACCCAGTACCCAGTGGCACCACAAAGTCAAGTCTACGACTACATCTTATTCCGTGGATCGGATATAAAGGATATTAGAGTTCTGAACAATGTGCCCTCATTGCCAAATGACCCAGCCATTGTGCAGATGTCTGTACCACCGTCCCTTGGGACCGGTGGACAAGGGCAGTATACAGGGCAGTACAACCACCCTGTCGTTGGACAGACACAATATCCTCAATATCACCCCATGGCTGGCTTTCCTGGGAGTGTTCACCCTCAGCTCAGCAAGACCAGTGAGTTATCCCCACAAACCTCCGTGGATTTGACACCACAACCTCAACCTGTTAATGCACCAATTGGATCAGGAGTGGTGCATCACAACCAAGTGAAAGACCAAG gtTCCATGTTAGACCTTATTGGAGGTGGTTCTCAACAAAGTGCTTCTCGATCAGGTACTCCAGCTGCTGTGGGTCACAGGAAGAGTCCTACAGCTGATCAAGGCACTCAG CAGGCGGGCTCTGGAGCTAGTGGTTCCGGCCAGCGTGACAGCCGACGTACGAGCACCGGCGGCGGCCCCTCGACCAAGCCTACCGGCCAGCGCCCGCGACCCCTCTCTCGCACCCGCCAGCGACAGCCTAGCGGATCGCAGCCCCCACAGATGCACAATCACCAGCCTG TGCAAAATTACAACCGCGGTGGATGGCGAGGAAGGTCACGTGGACGTGGCCGTGGCTTCGTGCCTCGTAACAAAAACACGCTCAAATTTGACAACGACTATGATTTTGAGCAAGCTAATACTGAGTTTGAAGAACTCCGCAGCCAGCTGGCAAAGGCTAAGATTTCGGATGCTGATGTTAAAGTTGAA GGTGAAGTGGACAAGAAAGATGATTCTGGTAACGAAACTGGAGCCGGTGAACCCGAATTGGAAGAAGACAATCTTGCATTTACTGGCTATGATAAAAAGAAGAGCTTCTTTGATAATATTTCCTGTGAGGCTGTGGAACG GTCAAAGGGCCGCAGCCAGCGAACGGATTGGAGAACGGAGCGCAAGCTTAACTCGGAGACGTTCGGCGTGGCGTCGGCGCGCCGCGGAGCGTGGCGCCCGCGGGCCACGTGGCGCCACCCGCCGCACAACCCGCACCCGCACCCGCACGCGCACCCGCACGCACACCCGCACCACCC TATGTCTTACTTCCCCAGCTGGAGGCCGATGCGAGGCGGGCGCGGTCGGCTCAACCACAACAACAGCGGCAACATGAACAACAACCACCACAACCAACACAATCAACACAACCAACAGCGCCGCAACAACGCGCCCGCCGCCTCCGCATCCGCACAGCCATCGTCGCAACAAGCCTCCGCTGCAG CGAAGTAG